A genomic region of Megalobrama amblycephala isolate DHTTF-2021 linkage group LG6, ASM1881202v1, whole genome shotgun sequence contains the following coding sequences:
- the gjc4b gene encoding gap junction gamma-1 protein: MSWSFLTRLLDEISNHSTFVGKIWLTLFIIFRIVLTVVGGESIYYDEQSKFVCNTQQPGCENVCYDAFAPLSHVRFWVFQIIMITTPTIMYLGFAMHKIARMNDDEYGPRCRKRMPMIKRGANRDYEEAEDNGEEDPMMTEEILPEKEKAKAPEKPAPKHDGRRRIKRDGLMKVYILQLLSRVLFEVGFLFGQYILYGFEVAPSYVCTRSPCPHTVDCFVSRPTEKTIFLLIMYAVSCLCLSLTVLEILHLGLSGIRDAFRRRSRHQSVARPRGAICRQVPTAPPGYHTALKKDKLSMGIKPEYNLDSCREPFGDESSLRDMDRFRRHLKLAQQHLDMAYQNGESSPSRSSSPESNGTAVEQNRLNFAQEKQGSTCEKGIRA, translated from the exons ATGAGCTGGAGCTTTCTTACACGGCTGTTGGATGAAATCTCCAACCACTCCACCTTTGTGGGCAAGATCTGGCTTACATTATTCATCATCTTCCGCATTGTGTTGACTGTCGTGGGGGGTGAATCAATATACTATGATGAACAGAGCAAATTTGTGTGTAACACCCAGCAACCTGGTTGCGAGAACGTCTGCTATGATGCATTTGCACCGCTCTCTCATGTCCGATTCTGGGTTTTTCAGATCATTATGATCACAACCCCTACTATTATGTACCTGGGCTTTGCTATGCACAAGATCGCTCGCATGAATGATGACGAGTACGGGCCGAGATGCAGGAAACGCATGCCCATGATTAAGCGCGGCGCCAACCGTGATTATGAGGAGGCTGAGGACAACGGCGAGGAAGACCCCATGATGACGGAGGAGATCCTGCCAGAGAAGGAGAAAGCGAAAGCTCCCGAGAAGCCAGCCCCTAAACACGACGGGCGACGGAGAATAAAGAGGGACGGGCTCATGAAGGTGTACATCCTGCAGCTTCTATCACGGGTTCTTTTTGAGGTGGGCTTTCTCTTCGGCCAGTATATCCTGTACGGTTTCGAGGTCGCCCCCTCGTACGTGTGCACTCGCAGCCCCTGCCCGCACACGGTGGACTGCTTTGTGTCACGTCCCACGGAGAAAACTATCTTCCTGCTGATCATGTATGCGGTGAGCTGTCTCTGCTTGTCTCTCACGGTGCTGGAGATTCTTCATTTGGGCCTCAGTGGAATCCGTGATGCTTTCCGGCGACGTTCACGCCACCAAAGTGTTGCACGTCCACGTGGTGCCATATGCAGACAGGTGCCCACTGCCCCACCAGGGTACCACACAGCCCTGAAAAAAGACAAGCTGTCTATGGGAATAAAGCCAGAGTATAACTTGGACTCTTGTCGAGAGCCTTTTGGCGACGAGTCGTCATTGCGAGATATGGACCGCTTCCGTAGACACCTGAAACTGGCCCAGCAGCATCTGGATATGGCCTATCAGAACGGTGAGAGCAGTCCTTCACGCAGCAGCAGCCCAGAGTCCAACGGCACTGCTGTCGAGCAAAACAGACTCAACTTCGCTCAGGAGAAGCAAGGGAGTACATGTGAAAAAG GGATCCGTGCTTGA